A single genomic interval of Saccharothrix saharensis harbors:
- a CDS encoding ABC transporter permease subunit, with the protein MTWLIWRQHRTEVCVLGLLVGMFGAALLVLGAQAHDLFPGGPARCAGEAGFTDVCTASFRRLDEQYGFVENLLAAFYLVPVVIGAFLGAPLLARELEEGTWQLAWTQAVPRMRWLAAKLAALAGVTVALTGAFTAVLTWFRQPFDAWEGRFQYDAFDLQGLVPPAYALFAFATATAAGALLRRSLPAFGVAFGAFLATRMPVALLARPSYATPLTTTEPIPVADPTDRADHHAAPTFADWTIDHGYADTTGHRLSSTEYYDLEAAANQAGTNVNQFLRAQGIQQFKVYHPADRFWTFQFIEATLFLAAAAALIAVVVWRVRRRLL; encoded by the coding sequence ATGACCTGGTTGATCTGGCGCCAGCACCGGACCGAGGTCTGCGTCCTCGGCCTGCTGGTCGGCATGTTCGGCGCCGCCCTGCTCGTGCTCGGGGCGCAGGCCCACGACCTGTTCCCCGGCGGTCCCGCCCGGTGCGCGGGCGAGGCCGGTTTCACCGACGTCTGCACGGCCTCCTTCCGCAGGCTGGACGAGCAGTACGGCTTCGTCGAGAACCTCCTCGCGGCCTTCTACCTGGTCCCCGTCGTCATCGGCGCGTTCCTCGGCGCGCCACTGCTGGCACGCGAACTGGAAGAGGGCACCTGGCAGCTCGCCTGGACCCAAGCCGTGCCGCGCATGCGCTGGCTGGCGGCCAAGCTCGCCGCACTGGCCGGCGTCACCGTCGCACTCACCGGAGCCTTCACCGCCGTCCTCACCTGGTTCCGCCAACCGTTCGACGCGTGGGAAGGCCGATTCCAGTACGACGCCTTCGACCTGCAGGGACTCGTTCCCCCTGCCTACGCGCTGTTCGCGTTCGCCACGGCCACCGCCGCCGGAGCGCTCCTGCGCCGCAGCCTGCCCGCCTTCGGCGTCGCGTTCGGCGCGTTCCTCGCCACCCGCATGCCGGTGGCACTACTGGCCCGCCCCTCCTACGCCACACCGCTCACCACCACGGAACCGATCCCGGTCGCCGACCCGACGGACCGGGCGGACCACCACGCCGCGCCCACCTTCGCCGACTGGACGATCGACCACGGCTACGCCGACACCACCGGGCACAGGCTGAGCTCGACCGAGTACTACGACCTGGAAGCCGCCGCCAACCAAGCCGGCACCAACGTCAACCAGTTCCTGCGCGCACAGGGCATCCAGCAGTTCAAGGTCTACCACCCAGCCGACCGCTTCTGGACGTTCCAGTTCATCGAGGCGACCCTGTTCCTCGCCGCCGCCGCAGCCTTGATCGCCGTCGTGGTGTGGCGGGT
- a CDS encoding ABC transporter ATP-binding protein gives MNATGLALRTDGLGKRYRKGWALRDCTLALPTGGVIALVGPNGAGKTTLLRLVVGLLAPSTGTVEVLGHDVTASTPRTLSRIGFLAQDHPLYKRFTVAEMLRFGRACNLRFDQALAERRLAKLGIPLDRRAGTLSGGQQAQVALALALAKRPDLLVLDEPVASLDPLARHEFLQVLMGAVAEGGVTVLFSSHVVHELERVCDHLIVLNQGRVTLAGDIDTLLTEHRLLVGPRTATDLDRSGTVVEAVHSDRHTTLLVRDGALPTAPNWQAEPVALEDLVLAYLRRPSDPDTSEGAA, from the coding sequence GTGAACGCGACCGGGCTCGCGCTGCGCACCGACGGTCTGGGCAAGCGGTACCGGAAGGGCTGGGCGCTGCGCGACTGCACCCTCGCCCTGCCGACGGGTGGCGTGATCGCCCTGGTCGGCCCGAACGGCGCGGGCAAGACCACGCTGCTGCGCCTCGTCGTCGGGTTGCTGGCACCGAGCACCGGCACCGTCGAAGTCCTCGGCCACGACGTCACCGCCAGCACCCCGCGAACCCTGTCCCGGATCGGGTTCCTGGCCCAGGACCACCCGCTGTACAAGCGCTTCACCGTCGCCGAGATGCTCCGCTTCGGCCGGGCCTGCAACCTGCGGTTCGACCAGGCGCTGGCCGAGCGCCGGCTGGCGAAGCTGGGCATCCCGCTCGACCGCAGGGCCGGCACGCTCTCCGGCGGGCAGCAGGCGCAGGTCGCCCTGGCCCTGGCCTTGGCGAAGCGGCCGGACCTGCTCGTCCTCGACGAACCGGTGGCCAGCCTCGACCCCCTGGCCCGGCACGAGTTCCTCCAGGTCCTCATGGGAGCGGTGGCCGAAGGCGGGGTGACCGTCCTGTTCTCCTCCCACGTCGTGCACGAGCTGGAGCGCGTCTGCGACCACCTGATCGTGCTCAACCAGGGCCGGGTCACGCTCGCCGGCGACATCGACACCCTCCTCACCGAGCACCGGCTGCTCGTCGGCCCGCGCACGGCCACCGACCTGGACCGGTCCGGCACCGTCGTGGAGGCCGTCCACAGCGACCGGCACACGACCCTGCTGGTGCGCGACGGCGCGCTCCCGACCGCGCCGAACTGGCAGGCCGAGCCGGTCGCGCTGGAGGACCTGGTGCTGGCGTACCTGCGCCGGCCGTCCGACCCGGACACGTCGGAGGGGGCGGCATGA
- a CDS encoding GntR family transcriptional regulator, with amino-acid sequence MFVFRLDTHSGVPPYLQLVHQVRQAVLLGFLHPGDRLPLIREVVEELAINPNTVAKAYRQMEQENLVTGRPGQGTFVNEQQSAVMPASTYTSLRRGLATWLRRAYAAGLDEQAVNALLASVHQQIRNEGVA; translated from the coding sequence GTGTTCGTCTTCAGGCTCGACACCCACTCCGGCGTGCCGCCGTACCTGCAACTCGTCCACCAGGTCCGCCAAGCGGTGCTGCTGGGCTTCCTCCACCCCGGTGACCGGCTCCCGCTCATCCGCGAGGTGGTCGAGGAGCTGGCGATCAACCCGAACACCGTCGCCAAGGCGTACCGGCAGATGGAGCAGGAGAACCTGGTCACCGGTCGGCCCGGGCAGGGTACGTTCGTCAACGAGCAGCAGTCGGCCGTGATGCCGGCCTCGACGTACACCTCGCTGCGCCGCGGCCTGGCGACCTGGCTGCGCCGGGCCTACGCGGCCGGCCTCGACGAGCAGGCGGTCAACGCGCTCCTCGCGTCCGTCCACCAGCAGATCCGCAACGAGGGCGTGGCGTGA
- a CDS encoding sensor histidine kinase translates to MSLRTRLVLTVVGLLALCLAVSVGAIFGALQDWTGDQHDDVLTAVGQDFRRELRAGGGTPSDGVVDRVWRSAAARGDVPSFFQVRGPDGRVRQTTAFGATPALPDPLTDDLWPAEVTEANPDGGRFADVGDWLVRTSRVAERGDVLVVGMPVAKSAELLDRVRNVAVTSGLVALAAVALLSLRAVRRALRPLEGISATAAAIGSGDLTRRVEGAGARTEVGRLGDALNAMLGQLESAFRQREASEDRLRRFVADASHELRTPIATIRGYAELFRRGAAGRPEDLGTALRRIESEAERMGSLVDELLLLARLDQGRPLIREPVELTDLAADAVADALTAQPAHPVELDYDGPVTVTGDADRLRQVLGNLLANVARHTPVGTRTRVRIRAEGGFAVLEVSDDGPGLSDEDRGRVFERFHRSAGARGGGAGLGLSIVAAVAEAHGGRAEVGDTPGGGATFVVTLPVG, encoded by the coding sequence ATGTCGCTGCGGACCAGGTTGGTGCTCACGGTCGTGGGCCTGCTCGCCCTGTGCCTCGCGGTGTCGGTCGGCGCGATCTTCGGCGCGTTGCAGGACTGGACCGGTGACCAGCACGACGACGTGCTCACCGCCGTGGGGCAGGACTTCCGGCGCGAGCTGCGCGCGGGCGGCGGCACGCCGTCGGACGGCGTGGTCGACCGGGTGTGGCGCTCGGCCGCCGCACGGGGTGACGTGCCGTCGTTCTTCCAGGTCCGCGGGCCGGACGGCCGGGTGCGGCAGACGACGGCGTTCGGCGCGACGCCCGCGCTGCCGGACCCGTTGACGGACGACCTGTGGCCCGCGGAGGTGACGGAGGCGAACCCGGACGGCGGGCGGTTCGCCGACGTCGGCGACTGGCTGGTGCGGACCTCGCGGGTGGCCGAACGCGGTGACGTGCTCGTGGTGGGGATGCCGGTCGCGAAGTCGGCCGAACTGCTGGACCGGGTGCGCAACGTCGCCGTGACCTCGGGGCTCGTGGCGCTGGCCGCCGTCGCGCTGCTGTCACTGCGGGCGGTGCGGCGCGCGTTGCGCCCGTTGGAGGGGATCTCGGCGACCGCGGCGGCCATCGGGTCGGGCGACCTGACCCGGCGCGTGGAAGGGGCGGGCGCCCGCACGGAGGTCGGGCGGCTGGGGGACGCGCTGAACGCGATGCTGGGCCAACTGGAGTCGGCGTTCCGGCAGCGCGAGGCGTCCGAGGACCGGTTGCGCCGGTTCGTCGCGGACGCGTCGCACGAGCTGCGCACTCCGATCGCCACCATCCGCGGCTACGCGGAGCTGTTCCGGCGCGGAGCCGCCGGCCGGCCGGAGGACTTGGGGACGGCGCTGCGGCGGATCGAGTCGGAGGCCGAGCGGATGGGCTCGCTGGTCGACGAGCTGTTGCTGCTGGCGCGCCTGGACCAGGGTCGACCCCTGATCCGTGAGCCGGTCGAGCTGACCGACCTGGCGGCCGACGCGGTCGCGGACGCGTTGACCGCTCAGCCGGCGCACCCCGTGGAGCTGGACTACGACGGGCCGGTGACGGTCACCGGTGACGCCGACCGGTTGCGGCAGGTCCTGGGCAACCTGTTGGCGAACGTCGCCCGGCACACGCCGGTCGGAACGAGGACGCGGGTACGCATCCGGGCCGAGGGCGGCTTCGCCGTGCTGGAGGTCTCCGACGACGGGCCGGGATTGTCGGACGAGGACCGTGGTCGGGTGTTCGAGCGGTTCCACCGGTCGGCCGGCGCGCGTGGTGGTGGTGCGGGGCTGGGGCTGTCGATCGTGGCCGCGGTCGCGGAGGCACACGGGGGACGGGCCGAGGTGGGGGATACGCCCGGAGGCGGGGCGACGTTCGTCGTGACGTTGCCCGTGGGATGA
- a CDS encoding response regulator transcription factor produces the protein MTPPLRILVVDDEAYLAELVAMALRYEGFETATAASRAEARTRTAAFEPDLLVLDVVLPDGSGVDFCRELRRAGHRAPVVFLTARDATEDKITGLTAGGDDYVTKPFSIEELVVRVRAVLRRSHPDTRGAERLGFADLEIDEDAHTVRRHGEAIDLTPTEFKLLRYLVANAGRVRSKRQILDHVWEYDFGGNDSVVQTYISYLRRKVDAFEPPLIHTVPRVGYVVRLPEARRA, from the coding sequence GTGACACCACCCCTGCGGATCCTCGTGGTCGACGACGAGGCATACCTGGCGGAACTGGTCGCCATGGCGTTGCGCTACGAGGGCTTCGAGACGGCCACCGCGGCGAGCCGTGCGGAGGCCCGGACCCGGACGGCCGCGTTCGAGCCCGACCTGCTGGTGCTGGACGTGGTGCTGCCCGACGGTTCGGGCGTCGACTTCTGCCGCGAGCTGCGCCGGGCGGGCCACCGGGCGCCGGTCGTCTTCCTCACCGCCCGCGACGCCACCGAGGACAAGATCACCGGGCTGACCGCGGGCGGCGACGACTACGTCACCAAGCCGTTCAGCATCGAGGAGCTGGTCGTGCGGGTGCGCGCGGTGCTGCGCCGGTCCCACCCGGACACCCGGGGCGCCGAGCGCCTCGGGTTCGCCGACCTGGAGATCGACGAGGACGCGCACACCGTGCGCCGCCACGGCGAGGCGATCGACCTCACGCCGACCGAGTTCAAGCTGCTGCGCTACCTCGTGGCCAACGCGGGCCGGGTGCGGTCCAAGCGCCAGATCCTGGACCACGTGTGGGAGTACGACTTCGGCGGCAACGACTCGGTCGTCCAGACCTACATCTCCTACCTGCGCCGCAAGGTCGACGCGTTCGAGCCGCCGTTGATCCACACCGTCCCGCGCGTGGGCTACGTCGTGCGGCTGCCCGAGGCCCGGCGCGCCTGA